One Nocardioides oleivorans DNA segment encodes these proteins:
- the rlmB gene encoding 23S rRNA (guanosine(2251)-2'-O)-methyltransferase RlmB: MAGNSQRKGSIKKTGKGNPTAGSGGRVRRGLEGRGPTPKAKDRPYHQAHKAAKRTERAKETRPRRRTSSDAEWAAGRNSVLELLQGGVPVTAVYVAEGTERDGRMREVFKLAAEQGLTMLEVTRNEMDRMTSGAVHQGLAARLPAYEYAHADDLLERADEAKEPALIVALDSVTDPRNLGAVIRSAAGFGAHGVVIPERRAAGMTASAWKTSAGAAARLPVAQTVNLTRQLKAYQDAGCMVVGLAADGDLSLPELVAPGGLAEGPLVVVVGSEGKGLGRLVSETCDQVVSIPMAGQLESLNAGVAASVALYSISQARLQ; this comes from the coding sequence GTGGCTGGTAACTCTCAACGCAAGGGCTCGATCAAGAAGACCGGCAAGGGCAACCCCACCGCCGGCTCGGGTGGTCGCGTCCGTCGCGGGCTCGAGGGCAGGGGCCCGACGCCGAAGGCGAAGGACCGGCCCTACCACCAGGCGCACAAGGCGGCCAAGCGCACCGAGCGCGCCAAGGAGACCCGTCCCCGGCGGCGTACGTCCTCGGACGCCGAGTGGGCGGCCGGCCGCAACTCCGTGCTCGAGCTGCTCCAGGGCGGCGTGCCCGTCACCGCGGTCTACGTCGCCGAGGGCACCGAGCGCGACGGCCGGATGCGCGAGGTGTTCAAGCTCGCCGCCGAGCAGGGCCTGACCATGCTCGAGGTCACCCGCAACGAGATGGACCGGATGACCAGCGGCGCGGTCCACCAGGGCCTCGCCGCCCGGCTGCCGGCCTACGAGTACGCCCACGCCGACGACCTGCTCGAGCGGGCCGACGAGGCCAAGGAGCCGGCGCTCATCGTCGCGCTCGACTCGGTGACCGACCCGCGCAACCTCGGCGCCGTGATCCGCTCGGCCGCAGGCTTCGGTGCGCACGGCGTCGTCATCCCGGAGCGGCGCGCGGCCGGCATGACCGCCTCGGCGTGGAAGACCAGCGCCGGTGCGGCCGCCCGCCTCCCCGTCGCGCAGACGGTGAACCTGACCCGCCAGCTGAAGGCCTACCAGGACGCCGGCTGCATGGTCGTCGGCCTCGCCGCCGACGGCGACCTGTCGCTGCCCGAGCTCGTCGCGCCCGGTGGCCTGGCCGAGGGCCCGCTCGTCGTGGTCGTCGGCTCGGAGGGCAAGGGCCTGGGCCGGCTCGTGTCCGAGACCTGCGACCAGGTCGTGTCGATCCCGATGGCCGGCCAGCTGGAGTCGCTCAACGCCGGCGTGGCAGCCTCGGTCGCCCTCTACTCGATCTCGCAGGCCCGCCTGCAGTGA
- a CDS encoding glycoside hydrolase family 13 protein — protein sequence MSLLHLPHHDGSALFVSDEAPTLGDTVVVRVRTSASHPVDAVWLRTTYDAEPVYHPTTASTEGGVVWWAAELPVHNPVTHYRFLLVTGEEQEWLTGAGLVAHDVPDGADFRLAAYPAAPDWGRDGVVYQVFPDRFARSAAADSRELPDWALAAAWDDEVAFEGTDPRTPMQLFGGDLDGITEHLDHIERVGADILYTTPVFPGESNHRYNATTFTEVDPLLGGDAAYDRLSTAVHQRGWRILGDLTTNHTGDTHEWFLSASDDPTGPHRTYYYFDDDGTYACWMGHGTLPKVNHTDPDLRAAMVEGPDSVVGRWLRKPFDVDGWRIDVANMTGRLGPIDVAHDVARATRATAAALREDPWVIGEHNHDATGDVDGDGWHGTMNYSGFSWPVWSWVRDPASPARAFGRPVPVPRRGGQAVVDTFRAWQGTLGWRASANSWNILDSHDSARIRTVVGGDAAVHRVAVGLQFTLPGVPMVFAGDEIGLEGVNGEDARRTMPWHLSDEWDTTTMTAYADLARLRRSHPALRRGGLRWAHVDDDTIAHLREHPEGSVLVVARRAGGAAFTLPLAGATHLFGSEPGGADLVAGPDGLEVPASDGPRVDLWSVTTE from the coding sequence GTGAGCCTCCTCCACCTCCCCCACCACGACGGCTCCGCGCTGTTCGTCTCCGACGAGGCGCCGACGCTGGGCGACACCGTGGTCGTCCGGGTGCGCACGAGCGCGAGCCACCCGGTCGACGCGGTCTGGCTGCGCACGACCTACGACGCCGAACCGGTCTACCACCCGACGACCGCCTCGACCGAGGGCGGCGTGGTCTGGTGGGCTGCCGAGCTGCCGGTCCACAACCCGGTGACCCACTACCGCTTCCTGCTCGTGACGGGCGAGGAGCAGGAGTGGCTGACCGGCGCCGGCCTGGTGGCCCACGACGTCCCGGACGGGGCCGACTTCCGGTTGGCCGCCTACCCGGCGGCTCCCGACTGGGGCCGCGACGGCGTCGTCTACCAGGTGTTCCCCGACCGGTTCGCCCGCTCGGCGGCGGCCGACTCGCGCGAGCTGCCCGACTGGGCCCTGGCCGCTGCGTGGGACGACGAGGTGGCCTTCGAGGGCACCGACCCGCGCACCCCGATGCAGCTCTTCGGCGGCGACCTCGACGGCATCACCGAGCACCTCGACCACATCGAGCGGGTCGGGGCCGACATCCTCTACACGACACCGGTCTTCCCCGGCGAGAGCAACCACCGCTACAACGCGACCACCTTCACCGAGGTCGACCCGCTCCTCGGCGGCGACGCGGCCTACGACCGGCTCAGCACCGCGGTCCACCAGCGCGGGTGGCGGATCCTCGGCGACCTCACCACCAACCACACCGGCGACACGCACGAGTGGTTCCTGTCGGCCAGCGACGACCCCACCGGGCCGCACCGGACCTACTACTACTTCGACGACGACGGCACCTACGCCTGCTGGATGGGCCACGGCACGCTGCCCAAGGTCAACCACACCGACCCCGACCTGCGCGCCGCGATGGTCGAGGGTCCGGACTCGGTCGTCGGGCGCTGGCTGCGCAAGCCCTTCGACGTCGACGGCTGGCGCATCGACGTCGCCAACATGACCGGTCGCCTGGGCCCGATCGACGTCGCCCACGACGTCGCGCGCGCCACCCGCGCGACCGCCGCCGCGCTGCGCGAGGACCCGTGGGTCATCGGCGAGCACAACCACGACGCCACCGGCGACGTCGACGGGGACGGCTGGCACGGCACGATGAACTACTCCGGCTTCTCGTGGCCGGTCTGGTCGTGGGTGCGCGACCCCGCGTCGCCGGCGCGCGCCTTCGGCCGTCCCGTGCCGGTGCCCCGGCGCGGCGGCCAGGCCGTCGTCGACACCTTCCGCGCCTGGCAAGGCACGCTCGGGTGGCGGGCGAGCGCCAACAGCTGGAACATCCTCGACTCCCACGACTCCGCCCGGATCCGCACGGTGGTCGGAGGCGACGCCGCCGTGCACCGGGTCGCCGTGGGCCTGCAGTTCACCCTGCCCGGCGTGCCGATGGTCTTCGCCGGCGACGAGATCGGGCTCGAGGGCGTCAACGGCGAGGACGCCCGCCGGACGATGCCCTGGCACCTCAGCGACGAGTGGGACACCACCACGATGACGGCGTACGCCGACCTCGCCCGGCTGCGGCGCTCGCACCCGGCCCTGCGCCGCGGGGGCCTGCGGTGGGCGCACGTCGACGACGACACCATCGCCCACCTGCGCGAGCACCCCGAGGGCTCGGTGCTGGTGGTCGCGCGCCGCGCGGGCGGCGCGGCCTTCACCCTGCCGCTGGCCGGTGCCACGCACCTCTTCGGCTCCGAGCCCGGCGGCGCCGACCTGGTCGCCGGACCGGACGGGCTCGAGGTCCCGGCGAGCGACGGCCCGCGGGTCGACCTGTGGAGCGTCACGACGGAGTAG
- a CDS encoding DUF4032 domain-containing protein, whose product MAMRIVASRPDPAILGLPWDTPLEGWPDDVVVPLPRGLSRHVVRIVRLGERVYAVKETQDDIAFREYRMLRDLQRLGMPSVVPQGVVTGREAPDGTELPAALVTRHLQFSLPYRSLFSRGMTTEHVPVLIDAIVVLLVRLHLAGFFWGDVSLSNVLFRRNAGEFAAYLVDAETGELHEAVSERMRDYDITVGCENIFAELMDLSASGAVQHPIDGFAIISHLRERYEALWSELTDLEEFGADEMWRIERRVERLNDLGFDVDELDIVTDLGGDTIRIQPKVVDLGHHAREVQALTGMSVEENQARRLLNDLAAFTAHFDLGREDRHLVASKWMHEIFEPIMAMIPPDATGKLEPAEVFHEILEHRWYLSERAGHEVGIHETARDYIDRYLTARPDEAITGEE is encoded by the coding sequence ATGGCCATGCGGATCGTCGCCAGCCGGCCGGACCCGGCCATCCTCGGCCTGCCGTGGGACACCCCGCTCGAGGGCTGGCCGGACGACGTCGTCGTACCCCTGCCGCGCGGGCTGTCGCGGCACGTCGTCCGGATCGTGCGGCTCGGCGAGCGGGTCTACGCCGTCAAGGAGACCCAGGACGACATCGCCTTCCGGGAGTACCGGATGCTGCGCGACCTGCAACGGCTGGGGATGCCCTCGGTCGTCCCGCAGGGCGTCGTCACCGGGCGCGAGGCCCCGGACGGGACGGAGCTGCCGGCTGCGCTGGTCACCCGGCACCTGCAGTTCTCGTTGCCCTACCGCAGCCTCTTCAGCCGCGGCATGACCACCGAGCACGTGCCGGTGCTGATCGACGCGATCGTCGTGCTGCTGGTGCGCCTGCACCTGGCCGGCTTCTTCTGGGGCGACGTGTCGCTGTCCAACGTGCTCTTCCGTCGCAACGCCGGCGAGTTCGCGGCCTACCTCGTCGACGCCGAGACCGGCGAGCTGCACGAGGCGGTCAGCGAGCGGATGCGCGACTACGACATCACCGTCGGCTGCGAGAACATCTTCGCCGAGCTGATGGACCTCAGCGCCAGCGGTGCGGTGCAGCACCCGATCGACGGCTTCGCGATCATCAGCCACCTCCGCGAGCGCTACGAGGCGCTGTGGAGCGAGCTGACCGACCTCGAGGAGTTCGGCGCCGACGAGATGTGGCGCATCGAGCGCCGCGTCGAGCGGCTGAACGACCTCGGCTTCGACGTCGACGAGCTCGACATCGTCACCGACCTCGGCGGCGACACCATCCGCATCCAGCCGAAGGTCGTCGACCTCGGCCACCACGCCCGCGAGGTCCAGGCGCTCACCGGCATGTCGGTCGAGGAGAACCAGGCCCGTCGGCTGCTCAACGACCTCGCCGCCTTCACCGCCCACTTCGACCTCGGGCGCGAGGACCGCCACCTGGTCGCCAGCAAGTGGATGCACGAGATCTTCGAGCCGATCATGGCGATGATCCCGCCCGACGCGACCGGCAAGCTCGAGCCGGCCGAGGTCTTCCACGAGATCCTCGAGCACCGGTGGTACCTCTCGGAGCGCGCCGGCCACGAGGTCGGCATCCACGAGACCGCCCGCGACTACATCGACCGCTACCTCACCGCACGCCCCGACGAGGCCATCACCGGCGAGGAGTGA
- a CDS encoding peptidase C39 family protein, translated as MLRRVASLALPATLLLGGLTAPATASDHDVVRTRAASQVALTSWSTYADFKAGTRSGLKLGRGLVSVRAAKPRTVAGRAYEAGTWTSPWATPGFGATSLVPTWEASTPGRSMVRVEVRAKGSDGRTGSWDTMADWSRTNRPVRRTTYSGQADDLGSVNVDTWTAASTISAWQVRVTLMRPKGSTNAVTLERVGAVASAGEKTPRPTSVPGPGVGTVLDVPPLSQMVHTGHYPQWGGGGEAWCSATSTAMVLGYYGIAPAPTGIAAGHVDAVVDHTAKMVYDHGYRGTGNWAFNTAYAATLVAGDSYVTRMSGLREAEDYIAAGVPLVVSIAFGRNQLTGAPISASNGHLLVIVGFEADGDVVVNDPAGATDAEVRRVYDRAQLERIWIAASGGTAYVIRNS; from the coding sequence GTGCTCCGACGCGTCGCCTCCCTCGCCCTTCCCGCCACCCTGCTGCTCGGCGGGCTCACCGCGCCGGCCACTGCGTCCGACCACGACGTCGTACGCACCCGCGCGGCGTCGCAGGTCGCCCTGACGTCGTGGAGCACGTACGCCGACTTCAAGGCGGGCACGCGCAGCGGCCTCAAGCTCGGCCGCGGGCTGGTCTCGGTGCGCGCCGCGAAGCCGCGCACCGTCGCGGGCCGGGCCTACGAGGCCGGCACCTGGACCTCGCCCTGGGCCACCCCCGGCTTCGGCGCCACGTCGCTGGTCCCGACCTGGGAGGCCTCGACCCCCGGGCGGAGCATGGTCCGCGTCGAGGTCCGCGCCAAGGGCAGCGACGGTCGCACCGGCAGCTGGGACACCATGGCCGACTGGTCCCGGACCAACCGCCCGGTCAGGCGGACGACGTACTCCGGGCAGGCCGACGACCTCGGCTCGGTCAACGTGGACACCTGGACCGCCGCGAGCACCATCAGCGCCTGGCAGGTCCGGGTCACGCTGATGCGGCCGAAGGGATCGACCAACGCCGTGACCCTCGAGCGCGTCGGCGCCGTCGCCTCGGCCGGCGAGAAGACCCCGCGGCCCACGTCCGTCCCCGGCCCCGGCGTGGGCACGGTGCTCGACGTCCCGCCCCTGTCGCAGATGGTGCACACCGGCCACTACCCGCAGTGGGGAGGTGGCGGCGAGGCGTGGTGCTCGGCGACCTCCACCGCGATGGTCCTGGGCTACTACGGCATCGCCCCCGCCCCCACGGGCATCGCGGCCGGTCACGTCGACGCCGTCGTCGACCACACCGCGAAGATGGTCTACGACCACGGCTACCGCGGCACCGGCAACTGGGCCTTCAACACCGCCTACGCCGCCACGCTGGTGGCCGGCGACTCCTACGTCACCCGGATGAGCGGGCTGCGCGAGGCCGAGGACTACATCGCCGCCGGGGTGCCGCTGGTCGTGTCGATCGCCTTCGGCCGCAACCAGCTGACCGGCGCGCCGATCTCGGCCAGCAACGGCCACCTGCTCGTCATCGTCGGCTTCGAGGCCGACGGCGACGTCGTGGTCAACGACCCCGCCGGCGCCACCGACGCCGAGGTGCGCCGGGTCTACGACCGCGCGCAGCTCGAGCGGATCTGGATCGCGGCCTCCGGCGGGACGGCGTACGTCATCCGCAACAGCTAG
- the cysS gene encoding cysteine--tRNA ligase, with protein sequence MTLRLHDTATRETRDFVPLVEGRAGIYVCGLTVQSEPHVGHVRSAVNFDVLRRWLSATGHEVDFIRNVTDIDDKILTKSAEQGVHWYALAAAMKRELDKALAAINVLPPTYEPGATGHVPEIVELTEELIAKGHAYAAEDGSGDVYFDVRSWPAYGELTRQKVDDMEPAGDADPRGKRDPRDFALWKGWKKESEPQTAAWPSPWGPGRPGWHIECSAMAGKYLGPAFDIHGGGVDLRFPHHENEQAQSRAAGRPFASYWLHNAWITTAGEKMSKSLGNSLLIPEVLKRVRGQELRYYMVAAHYRSHVEFSFEALDDAATAFRRIEDFLDRAAPVVGEWYAALPDAFVAAMDDDLGTPAAVAVIHDSVREGNRLLADGASEALSQKFGEVLAMLDVLGLSPADEAWATGGSDDKLTEVVDALVQGLLADRAAAREAKDWARADAIRDQIKAAGVEVEDTPTGPKWSV encoded by the coding sequence GTGACACTCAGGCTCCACGACACCGCCACGCGCGAGACGCGCGACTTCGTCCCCCTCGTCGAGGGCCGGGCAGGCATCTACGTCTGTGGGCTCACCGTGCAGTCCGAGCCGCACGTCGGGCACGTGCGCTCCGCGGTCAACTTCGACGTGCTGCGGCGCTGGCTCTCCGCGACCGGCCACGAGGTCGACTTCATCCGCAACGTCACCGACATCGACGACAAGATCCTCACCAAGTCGGCCGAGCAGGGCGTCCACTGGTACGCCCTCGCCGCCGCGATGAAGCGCGAGCTCGACAAGGCCCTCGCGGCCATCAACGTGCTGCCGCCGACCTACGAGCCGGGCGCCACCGGCCACGTCCCGGAGATCGTGGAGCTGACCGAGGAGCTGATCGCGAAGGGCCACGCCTACGCCGCCGAGGACGGCAGCGGCGACGTCTACTTCGACGTGCGCAGCTGGCCGGCCTACGGCGAGCTGACCCGGCAGAAGGTCGACGACATGGAGCCCGCCGGCGACGCCGACCCGCGCGGCAAGCGCGACCCGCGCGACTTCGCCCTGTGGAAGGGATGGAAGAAGGAGTCCGAGCCGCAGACCGCTGCCTGGCCGTCCCCGTGGGGTCCCGGTCGTCCGGGCTGGCACATCGAGTGCTCGGCGATGGCCGGCAAGTACCTCGGCCCCGCCTTCGACATCCACGGCGGCGGTGTCGACCTCCGCTTCCCGCACCACGAGAACGAGCAGGCGCAGTCGCGTGCCGCGGGCCGTCCGTTCGCGTCGTACTGGCTGCACAACGCCTGGATCACCACCGCCGGCGAGAAGATGAGCAAGTCGCTCGGCAACTCGCTCCTGATCCCCGAGGTGCTGAAGCGGGTGCGCGGCCAGGAGCTGCGCTACTACATGGTCGCCGCCCACTACCGCTCGCACGTCGAGTTCAGCTTCGAGGCGCTCGACGACGCCGCGACCGCGTTCCGGCGGATCGAGGACTTCCTCGACCGCGCCGCCCCGGTCGTGGGTGAGTGGTACGCCGCCCTGCCGGACGCGTTCGTCGCCGCGATGGACGACGACCTCGGCACCCCGGCGGCAGTGGCCGTGATCCACGACTCCGTGCGCGAGGGCAACCGGCTGCTCGCGGACGGTGCGTCCGAGGCGCTCTCCCAGAAGTTCGGGGAGGTCCTCGCGATGCTCGACGTGCTCGGCCTGAGCCCGGCCGACGAGGCATGGGCGACCGGCGGCTCCGACGACAAGCTGACCGAGGTCGTGGACGCCCTGGTGCAGGGCCTCCTGGCCGACCGGGCGGCGGCGCGCGAGGCGAAGGACTGGGCCCGCGCCGACGCCATCCGAGACCAGATCAAGGCGGCCGGCGTCGAGGTGGAAGACACCCCGACCGGCCCGAAGTGGAGTGTGTAG
- a CDS encoding HEAT repeat domain-containing protein, whose amino-acid sequence MPEQPRMTVVDDATPLGGASIDVAARIAWTLRMARTTSGAPDSRMRSLASSLGTSTARLSRAETGQLRDGSLVDGYEQVLGLPEGSLRAPIDVLARTFPSASPPDVRPGEVITSVAELSELTERLDSGTTATGGDWLRWTRAIAAPGNIGMPVPLAQRVVGRLVRELARSCGHGYPSRYEALAKLRCSDYGFLVLRAAQHEVAHPHAQGLADLLSAVGEAVTPDGVEWCLELLRSDQAHLALCGALALENMGEISPAGTFWPGVLPGLVTAFDRSEPGSSQEEWAAHLVRLVPPATWRSSTTKPGRSLPPAPEVEGFDRHRANRQWQQCAAIASDVGHEVGVGDQPMLARLVFDIGYGHWETRGVTGYLLLAGLPALAAPVWDRFRTLVDAEPDQRIRHRMARRLHGALAGRAIPGIAEWLDSPDPVLRSAALQVLGSAGQVLPLDDVRTALADPGTVRAATYAVGMSGHPALPRIARDRTLDAHVRGSLAWWLERGSRLTV is encoded by the coding sequence GTGCCGGAGCAGCCGCGGATGACGGTCGTCGACGACGCCACGCCCCTGGGTGGCGCGTCGATCGACGTCGCGGCGCGCATCGCCTGGACGCTGCGGATGGCGCGGACGACCTCGGGCGCCCCCGACAGCCGGATGAGGTCGCTCGCCTCGTCACTGGGCACCAGCACCGCCCGGCTCTCGCGCGCCGAGACCGGACAGCTGCGCGACGGCTCGCTGGTCGACGGCTACGAGCAGGTGCTCGGCCTCCCCGAGGGGTCGCTGCGTGCGCCGATCGACGTGCTCGCGCGCACCTTCCCGTCGGCCAGCCCGCCGGACGTCCGGCCGGGGGAGGTGATCACGTCGGTGGCCGAGCTGTCCGAGCTCACCGAGCGGCTCGACTCGGGCACGACCGCGACCGGAGGTGACTGGCTGCGATGGACGCGGGCGATCGCGGCACCCGGCAACATCGGGATGCCCGTGCCGCTGGCCCAGCGCGTGGTCGGCCGGCTGGTGCGCGAGCTGGCCCGCTCGTGCGGCCACGGCTACCCGAGCCGCTACGAGGCTCTGGCCAAGCTCCGCTGCAGCGACTACGGCTTCCTCGTGCTCAGGGCCGCGCAGCACGAGGTCGCGCACCCGCATGCGCAGGGCCTCGCCGACCTGCTCAGCGCCGTGGGCGAGGCCGTCACCCCGGACGGGGTCGAGTGGTGCCTGGAGCTGCTGCGCTCGGACCAGGCCCACCTCGCGCTGTGCGGAGCCCTCGCGCTGGAGAACATGGGGGAGATCAGCCCGGCCGGCACCTTCTGGCCCGGGGTGCTCCCCGGGCTCGTCACGGCCTTCGACCGCTCCGAGCCGGGATCCTCGCAGGAGGAGTGGGCGGCGCACCTCGTCCGGCTGGTGCCGCCGGCGACGTGGCGCTCGTCCACCACCAAGCCGGGCCGGTCGCTGCCGCCGGCACCCGAGGTCGAGGGCTTCGACCGGCACCGGGCCAACCGCCAGTGGCAGCAGTGCGCGGCGATCGCCAGCGACGTCGGCCACGAGGTCGGGGTGGGCGACCAGCCGATGCTGGCCCGACTCGTCTTCGACATCGGCTACGGGCACTGGGAGACGCGTGGCGTCACCGGCTACCTCCTGCTGGCAGGGCTGCCCGCCCTGGCCGCCCCCGTGTGGGACCGGTTCCGGACGCTGGTCGACGCCGAGCCCGACCAGCGGATCCGTCACCGGATGGCCCGACGCCTCCACGGCGCCCTCGCCGGGCGGGCGATCCCCGGCATCGCGGAGTGGCTCGACTCGCCCGACCCCGTGCTGCGCTCCGCCGCGCTCCAGGTGCTGGGCTCGGCGGGGCAGGTGCTCCCGCTCGACGACGTACGCACCGCGCTCGCCGACCCGGGCACGGTCCGGGCCGCGACCTACGCGGTCGGCATGAGCGGGCACCCGGCGCTGCCGCGGATCGCCCGGGACAGGACGCTCGACGCGCACGTGCGTGGATCCCTGGCGTGGTGGCTGGAGCGGGGCTCGCGCCTCACCGTCTGA
- a CDS encoding metallophosphoesterase, translating into MGRRRRLVAGIVVVCLSVLLGVSVAVSLFLNSSRTTVLVGHDTVVRPTLERDAVVETGPLLPDFRFRDVGPVGVTLALGKTEVGSIEELVERYAYIAGDPTAPVGKVEDVVVDMAVSAALRGLGVGLVPIAFYLLLGRHRRGQLFRGLRTRNGILALALLLALPVLVWQPWEADEETQEDQGTWQTLAELAGPDVTLPAETRGIEVRTGPVTTESKKLVLSAVDTYEKSKEFYSTAAEGAADLDVRQPEEGETVALLVTDRHDNIGMDRVARAIGEAAGATVVLDGGDDTSTGQPWEAFSLDSLAATFEEWERFGIAGNHDHGTFVSSYLADKGWTMLDGEVVDAPWGGTLLGVDDPRSSGLGNWRDESGLSFTEVGLRIADAACAAEDDGERVSTILVHDANLGREALARGCTDLVLGGHTHVQAGPDAVEGEDGEVGYTWTNGTTGGAAYAIALGSKPRRDADVSLVTYADGRPVGLQWVRLRTDGSWLVGDYSPIEPG; encoded by the coding sequence ATGGGCCGCCGCCGTCGCCTCGTGGCGGGCATCGTGGTCGTGTGCCTGAGTGTGCTGCTCGGGGTCTCGGTCGCGGTCTCGCTGTTCCTCAACAGCAGCCGGACGACCGTGCTGGTCGGCCACGACACCGTCGTGCGCCCGACGCTCGAGCGCGACGCGGTCGTGGAGACCGGCCCGCTGCTGCCGGACTTCCGGTTCCGCGACGTCGGGCCGGTCGGGGTGACGCTCGCCCTCGGCAAGACCGAGGTCGGCTCGATCGAGGAGCTCGTCGAGCGCTACGCCTACATCGCCGGCGACCCGACCGCGCCGGTCGGGAAGGTCGAGGACGTCGTCGTCGACATGGCCGTGTCGGCCGCGCTGCGCGGGCTCGGCGTCGGGCTCGTGCCGATCGCGTTCTACTTGCTGCTCGGCCGGCACCGCCGTGGCCAGCTCTTCCGCGGGCTGCGCACGCGCAACGGCATCCTGGCCCTCGCCCTGCTGCTCGCGCTGCCGGTCCTCGTCTGGCAGCCGTGGGAGGCCGACGAGGAGACCCAGGAGGACCAGGGGACCTGGCAGACGCTCGCCGAGCTCGCCGGCCCCGACGTGACGCTCCCGGCGGAGACGCGCGGCATCGAGGTGCGGACCGGACCGGTCACGACCGAGAGCAAGAAGCTCGTGCTGAGCGCGGTCGACACCTACGAGAAGAGCAAGGAGTTCTACTCCACGGCAGCCGAGGGTGCCGCCGACCTCGACGTCCGCCAGCCCGAGGAGGGCGAGACCGTGGCGCTGCTGGTGACCGACCGTCACGACAACATCGGCATGGACCGGGTGGCCCGGGCGATCGGCGAGGCGGCCGGTGCGACCGTCGTGCTCGACGGCGGCGACGACACCTCGACCGGCCAGCCGTGGGAGGCCTTCAGCCTCGACTCGCTCGCCGCCACGTTCGAGGAGTGGGAGCGCTTCGGCATCGCCGGCAACCACGACCACGGCACCTTCGTCAGCTCCTACCTCGCCGACAAGGGCTGGACGATGCTCGACGGCGAGGTGGTCGACGCACCCTGGGGCGGCACGCTGCTCGGCGTGGACGACCCCCGCAGCAGCGGCCTCGGCAACTGGCGCGACGAGTCGGGGCTGAGCTTCACCGAGGTCGGCCTCCGCATCGCCGACGCGGCCTGCGCCGCCGAGGACGACGGCGAGCGGGTCAGCACGATCCTCGTCCACGACGCGAACCTCGGCCGCGAGGCCCTGGCCCGCGGCTGCACGGACCTCGTGCTCGGCGGGCACACGCACGTGCAGGCCGGCCCCGACGCGGTCGAGGGCGAGGACGGCGAGGTCGGCTACACCTGGACCAACGGCACCACCGGCGGGGCGGCGTACGCCATCGCGCTGGGCAGCAAGCCGCGCCGCGACGCCGACGTCAGCCTGGTGACGTACGCCGACGGGCGACCGGTCGGCCTGCAGTGGGTGCGGCTGCGCACCGACGGCTCCTGGCTGGTGGGGGACTACTCCCCGATCGAGCCGGGCTGA